One window from the genome of Oryza glaberrima chromosome 3, OglaRS2, whole genome shotgun sequence encodes:
- the LOC127768040 gene encoding probable zinc metalloprotease EGY3, chloroplastic — MASSSLVTSLLFSSSSSSNTATSTSSRRSFSLFSKNQYCKPRPLRRSSSLLLLRCSLQQQQEEKAAPAEESHHAGGGQDDAATASHHAVEGENGVADADGGGVKKSKEELEEEEEEQQEVDWRSDEEFKRFMGNPSIEAAIKLEKKRADRKLRELDREPDANPLAGLLRGLARGQLAREKERLELAENTFKALDLNKLKSCFGYDTFFAVDVRRFGDGGIFIGNLRKPVEEVRPKLEKKIAEAAGTDVTLWFMEEKNDDITKQVCMVQPKAEIDLQLEITKLSTPWGYLSAVALAVTTFGTIAIMSGFFLKPGATFDDYVSDVLPLFAGFLSILGVSEIATRLTAARYGVKLSPSFLVPSNWTGCLGVMNNYESLLPNKKALFDIPVARAASAYLTSVALAVSAFVSDGSLNGGENALFVRPEFFYNNPLLSFVQAVIGPYADELGNVLPNAVEGVGVPVDPLAFAGLLGIVVTSLNLLPCGRLEGGRIAQALFGRGAAAVLSFATSVALGAGAIIGGSVLCLAWGLFATFVRGGEEIPAQDEITPLGSERYAWGLVLAVVCLLTLFPNGGGTYSSDFLGAPFFRGGI; from the exons ATGGCGTCGTCCTCCCTCGTCACCTCTCTCTTGttcagcagtagcagcagcagtaacaCTGCAACTAGTACAAGCTCAAGAAGAAGCTTCAGTCTCTTCTCCAAGAACCAGTACTGCAAGCCTAGGCCTCTCAGGCGAAGCagtagcctcctcctcctcaggtgCTCCTTGcaacagcagcaggaggagaaggcggcgccggcggaggagtcgcaccacgccggcggcggacaGGACGACGCCGCCACGGCGTCGCACCACGCCGTGGAAGGAGAGAACGGTGTCGcagacgccgacggcggcggcgtgaagaAGAGCAaggaggagttggaggaggaggaggaggagcagcaggaggTGGACTGGAGGTCGGACGAGGAGTTCAAGAGGTTCATGGGGAACCCGTCCATCGAGGCCGCCATCAAGCTGGAGAAGAAGCGCGCCGACCGGAAGCTCCGCGAGCTCGACCGCGAGCCCGACGCCAAcccgctcgccggcctcctccgcggccTCGCTAGGGGCCAGCTCGCCCGCGAGAAGGAGAGGCTCGAGCTCGCCGAGAACACCTTCAAGGCGCTTGACCTCAACAAG CTCAAGAGCTGCTTCGGCTACGACACGTTCTTCGCCGTGGACGTCCGGAggttcggcgacggcggcatctTCATCGGCAACCTGAGGAAGCCCGTGGAGGAGGTGAGGCCGAAGCTGGAGAAGAAGATCGCCGAGGCGGCCGGCACAGACGTCACCCTCTGGTTCATGGAGGAGAAGAACGACGACATCACAAAACAG GTCTGCATGGTCCAGCCGAAGGCAGAGATCGACCTGCAGCTGGAGATCACCAAACTGAGCACGCCGTGGGGATACCTGAGCGCCGTGGCGCTGGCCGTCACGACGTTCGGGACGATCGCCATCATGAGCggcttcttcctcaagcccggCGCGACGTTCGACGACTACGTCTCCGACGTGCTCCCTCTCTTCGCCGGCTTCCTCTCCATCCTCGGCGTATCCGAG ATCGCGacgaggctgacggcggcgaggtacgGCGTGAAGCTGAGCCCGTCGTTCCTGGTGCCGTCCAACTGGACGGGGTGCCTCGGCGTGATGAACAACTACGAGTCGCTGCTGCCGAACAAGAAGGCCCTGTTCGACATCccggtggcgcgcgcggcgagcgcgtACCTCACCTCGGTGGCGCTCGCCGTCTCCGCGTTCGTCTCCGACGGCAGCCTGAACGGCGGCGAGAACGCGCTGTTCGTCCGGCCGGAGTTCTTCTACAACAACCCGCTGCTGTCGTTCGTGCAGGCGGTGATCGGGCCGTACGCCGACGAGCTCGGGAACGTGCTGCCGAacgcggtggagggcgtcggcgTGCCGGTGGACCCGCTGGCGTTCGCGGGGCTGCTCGGGATCGTGGTGACGTCGCTGAACCTGCTGCCGTGCGGGAGGCTGGAGGGCGGGCGGATCGCGCAGGCGCTGttcgggcgcggcgcggcggcggtgctgtcGTTCGCGACGTCGGTGGCGCTCGGCGCGGGCGCCATCATCGGCGGGAGCGTGCTGTGCCTGGCGTGGGGGCTGTTCGCGACGTtcgtccgcggcggcgaggagatcCCGGCGCAGGACGAGATCACGCCGCTGGGGAGCGAGCGCTACGCGTGGGGGCTCGTGCTCGCCGTCGTCTGCCTCCTCACGCTCTTCCccaacggcggcggcacctACTCCAGCGACTTCCTCGGCGCGCCATTCTTCCGCGGCGGCATCTAA
- the LOC127768042 gene encoding uncharacterized protein LOC127768042 codes for MLLVSQAANGSVSARRLPSKQPGRHGGSGSSSVPNPYPLFATTRLLPHRRRRRLALSGADARRGALAAAGEGPSGSPATTTATEDPVLVGVTDEGVPLEGVIQFDKPGDAAAESKLVSYAKLGLLASGDVLCLLVFSAIGRFSHGLPVLDAETFKTADPFIAGWLLSAYLLGGFGDDAKGRNGVGNAVVVAAKSWAVGIPLGLAIRALSSGHIPPTPFILVAMGSTGVLLTGWRALVSLLFSTGQSQQDDVYRRGSPFELFELLTSLVRRW; via the exons ATGTTGCTGGTGAGCCAGGCCGCCAATGGTTCCGTCTCCGCGCGGCGGCTGCCCTCCAAGCAGCCCGGCCGCCACGGCGgtagcggcagcagcagcgtccCCAACCCGTACCCGCTCTTCGCCACCACGCGCCTcctcccgcaccgccgccgccgccgcctcgcgctctccggcgccgacgcgcggcggggggccctcgccgccgcgggggagggCCCCTCCGGatcccccgccaccaccaccgccaccgaggACCCCGTCCTCGTCGGCGTTACGGACGAGGGCGTCCCCCTCGAGGGCGTCATCCAGTTCGATAagcccggcgacgccgccgccgagtccaAGCTCGTCTCCTACGC GAAGCTGGGGCTTCTGGCCAGCGGCGATGTGCTCTGcctcctcgtcttctccgcGATAGGAAGGTTCAGCCATGGGCTGCCTGTTCTTGACGCGGAGACGTTCAAGACGGCCGATCCCTTCATTGCTG GATGGTTGCTCAGTGCCTATCTCCTTGGCGGATTCGGGGATGATGCGAAAGGTCGCAATGGCGTGGGGAACGCTGTAGTTGTTGCGGCCAAATCCTGGGCTGTTGGGATACCG TTGGGCCTCGCCATTCGAGCACTGTCATCTGGTCATATTCCACCAACTCCTTTTATCCTGGTAGCCATGGGAAGTACTGGGGTTTTGTTGACTGGATGGCGTGCCCTGGTTTCTCTACTATTTTCCACTGGACAGAGCCAGCAAGATGATGTCTACAGGCGGGGAAGTCCTTTTGAGCTTTTTGAG TTGCTCACATCACTGGTGCGAAGGTGGTGA